The genomic DNA TATGGCATGAATGCAGCACCTGTATATTTAACTTTCACAATCACAAATTAGTCATCTTTAAGCATAAGTTACCAAAGCACTCAATCCAAACAGCGTGACTATCAGAGAAAGTTTGGTCGAGGTACTCGGGCCTTGGGAGAGAGATATTCTAGTTCCACTGCTCCTCCAAGTATGACCAACTCCTTTACTTCGTAGCAGTACATATAATTGTTTATCTGAAAGGTGGCACAAATCTAAGTACAGctctatttttttatatatatatatatatatatatataaatatatatatatatatatataaaaaacggTAGAGAGGCAAAAATTCTAACCAAAAAAAATTTATTACCAAAATAAAAACCTTTGTACAGAACTTCATAGATTTGAGGGAATCTATACAGCAATCTCCATGACATGATACAAGGGTTTGCTTTTAACATAGTCCTTTCACACTCTAGCAATCAAAAGGCAAGCCCAACAATTAGAAAAATCATTCTTAGCTGTCAGAACATGTATTTCTAGAGCTCCTTTTTCATGAAATGTACCTAAAGGGTAAAGCACTCTCCACCTTAGATTGCACAGCTATTCACACTATAAAAATAGAGACAAAGAAGGGACCGGAGATTTTCAACGCAGATGATTTATGAAACAGAGCTGCATGTCTGACACAAACATCTTTTGCTTCTaaattcctctctcctcccccttccacaTACACTGATGTACTTCCCAGAAAGGTACAAAACATCAatcattatatatacacacatacagtaCAAATACTGTGCAAGTGGAGAGGTCTAAAGCCATGCCTTGTTCTAGTGCTCAATAAATGCGAGTTGATTCTGCCTACTATTCAACTGTACATTTATTACATCGTGTTCTAAATCTTACACAAAGCTTACACAGCAGTTTCCATTACCAAACTAAGATCATTTATACATTTTGTGGTTCTCCAGATGTAATTTTCATGGCACCCTCTTTTCTACAGCACTGAGTACACAAGACTGATCCACGCAGCATACTAGAATTCTTCAGCTCAATTTTTGCTGTACTCATGGTTCATTAACAACATCATGCAAAATATGTTTCTACAATCATGCTGAGACAGACATAAATAGAAATATGGCTGGACCATTGAGGAGACCACAGCACTAACCACATTTGTAAGTGCTCACAAACTGTATGCAATCCATTACATCTCccttttcatttatcttttaaaagccTTTAGATGAGGCAATTGCTTTTCCTCATCTGCTACTGTAGACAGGGTATATGCCTCTTGAGAACATTATCTATTCATGCTTATGTTGCTCTATGCAACTGGAAGAATATTTCACTTAAGCTGGACTGTAGCTTATCAAGTTCTTTCTTTTACGtatgaacaaaatgaaaagtaaactCAGGCTCCTGATCCCAGTGCTTTGTCATTGCCCCTCTTCCTGATACTCAAGTTCAGCAAGTTACATCTTTAATTCACTTCGCAGCTGGCCAAAAGCCACATGAACCACTGCTCCTGTACTTATCCAAGCCCTGGTCTTGAGGGCTCCCCTCCCCAGGACCAGAACTGATTCTGCACAGAAGTGGTTCTGCAGTTGgcagcaacagcaggaaaaagcaAACTCCAGACCACAACATTAATTTAACATAGGGTATACTCTATTTCAGACGGAGTGGTCACTCCACAATGTATACCAGCACTCTCACATCTGTCACTGTCATCGCTAGGCAATcctagtgctggtgctgtggaagCTTTTGGCAGTGGTCTCCTGCCATGTGACAAAACTGTAATACAACGTCCCCACCCCCAATTCcttctgctgcattttttaaGTCACTCAGTAGAGAACTTCCCTCAAAACGAGTCTGCACTTTGAGTACTCTATAAAACCATTAGAATAATGCCTAGAGACTGCTCTGCTGCAACCTTTAGGGCTTCCTTTTCAAACTTAAGAACAAATAGCTGTTTTAGAGAATTTCTAGCTTCTATCACTTATTTTCAGGAGGGGTCTGTATTGCAGCTGAAGTTGGTCATGAGTTAAGCACATACCTACCCCACTTGGCTCATGGGAACAGTGCCCTGAATGTTCAGAACAGCTGTATCTTTTTGTGTTTACCTTTCAAGCATAAATAAAACTGCAGCACAGATCACCATATGAATAAAACTAACAGCTTAAAGTCCCAtctcctttcaggaaaaaaaaaaaaagttgttgccATGAAAGCAAAGACTGATGCTCTCTAGTTTGCAAAGTTGTTTAACAGATAACAATGGCCTGTAGGAAAAGGCCTTCATTAGACAGTTTTTCTAAGTATGATTTGCACTGAGATATGTGATAGTTCTTTATCATTTTTTAACCCAAAAGGTGGCAGAAGAAATACACTgggtttgtaatgtcacttgatTAAACAATACACTGTAGGCAATAATGCGATATTGGTGAAAGAGTACGTAATTTGAAGGCAGTCACAGCTTCAGTCTTCCATTCCAAGTTCTTGTTTCAGACTGAAAGACAAGTAGAGACAGGTATCAGTTTATAGCAAAGCATTGTTCAGAAACTCTTTAGACAAATTAGTGGAGGCCATGACAATAAACCCCAGCTCAAGTTCAGAGCTCAAAGACTGAGTGGATATACCACTTGTTTTTCGTGAGAACTAGcagtaacagaaaaatattatgGCAAATCTCAGATTCTAGAGGCAACAAGGACTGATCTTAAGATATTTACCTGATGTAAATCAGTGAGAGCGGGAGAGAGCTCCTCTCCCATCTTTCAGCTGCTTATCCTGCTTACAGAGCTGAGCCATGCTACTGAGACAATGGCACGCTTACCTTTTCAAGTAGGCATGGACATTGTCATAGCCATGGTACTTGGCTAGATAAACCAGGACACCTGTAGCACATCGGCCATCTCGCTGTCTGCAGAAGCTACAGTTGCAGATTCCACGACATGGTGGGCACTTCCAGGTCTACAGAAAACACAGACAACAAGACCTTTTAACTGATCTGGATTCCCAGACATTATTCACAACTGCAGCTTTCAAGAGGGCCCTGCTTCCCACTTAGTTCTACAGCAAAAATCAGCCCTGCAGAAGTTGTCTAAACAAGTACAGAAGAAAATCCAAACTTTTCAGTCTGTGATTTGCCTTCCTTGCACATAACCACAGGAAGCATTCTACTCTGCTCAACTCCTGCACCCTTTCAACAgcccacaacagcagcattttCTTTGTTCAAGATACAGTTTCTCTCCACAGAGCATTAAACACTAATAATGCAAGGCAAAATAGAGAACACTATTTTGATGCTCAAATACAAGCATGCTTTGGCTCTTGTAGTCTACTTCCATAAATAAAACTATGGAAATAATGATATATGGAGTTCTATAGAACACAAGGTTCTGTGACTCAGTCTGAACTGATCTAGGAATACGTACGTAGCACAGCACTGCAAGGAATTTACCTGTTAGAACTCATAACTGTGAGTAACTATGCTTAACTCGAGCAGAGAGGGGTATTATAAAGTCAATAATCAAAGCTATCTTACCGGATCCAGCAATGCCGTTCTGACATCTTCCCCATACCTATTGCGAAGGCACGGCCCACAGAACTGGCCCCGTACTCCTATGCAATCAGGGTTACGACAATTTGTCTTGGTATCTATGGTTTTTTGGCGACACTGATGACAAGTGGAGCCCTACAAAGGAAAAGTAGTTCAGGAAACAAGACAATAAAGATGGCTCTTTAGTTAGTGGAATAGACCATTTAACAAGTAATCTCTTTGTCAACTAGCAGTACATATCCTGATACTGAAAGCAAATTTGGATCAAGGCTATTTTTATGTTGTATCTTCAGTGTTTGTTAAAACACTTTCACGGGCTGGTATCTCCTAGGTATAACAGCAGTTTCAGGGTGGGAGCAAGCTAACTGGCTTGGTAAAGGCCATCCTATCAATTCAGGAGAAGATAACAGATGACAGTTCAAGATCTCAGGCATATttctccccctccaaaaaaatcaCATCCCTCCTCTTAGCGAGGGAGACCCTGTCTTTGAGATTTGACACTAAGCCACGAGCAGGGAATAACAAGCAACAACTTCACAAAGTCTTCATTTCACAAAGTTGGAATATACTTACCATGGCCCTGTTATACACTTTATCTCTCGCAGATCCACAAATATTATTCAGTTCTTCCTCTGTTATCTCCTCAACTGGACGCACAATGTGTGGAAGAGCCATGGCACCACGGTGACCTCTCCTGGGAGTTTGGGCTTCATGCTGAATAGTGAAGACAATACAGTTAGGATTAGTCTCAGCAAGAACTCTTCACAAATAAGAATGTGGAGATCCTCGAAGCAGTGCCAGAGGTTCAAATACTCATCTTCTACTTAAAGAGGAGATCATCTATTCAAATAGGAGACACAGTTTTTTGCAAAGACCTATGATATGGAGGCAGTTTCAGCATCTGAAGGGTGACCGATTAAGTAAAATGCTCCTGGCTCTTACTTAGGTCCTGCTGGAGCGCAGGAGGGAATCATTCTTCCAGGATGGGGGGCGgggtgggaaggagaaggagaacatGCACATCATGTTATTCTCTGTACTTCTTTCCAGCCCATGGCATATTCATAATCCTAATTAGCTCTGCAAGAACTTCCATTTTCTTCAAGGGTCAGAAAACCacctttctgagcaacctgtaGTTGAAGAACTAGAACCTCCAAATACCTCCAGGTACTCATCAGACATCTTTCTTCTTCTCACTAAGATGTAAcggtcatcatcatcatcttcttcTGGTAAAGGAGTAGGTGGACCTTCAATCAAGGACCTGGATCTTGTGTGAGGCCGAGAACTGCGGTCTGGGTTCCTCCTCAAAGCACTTTTGGGAAATGAACGTCTTGGAAGTCGCTTTGGTCCCTGGAAAAATTTAAGAGCCCCTTACAGAATAggccaaaaccaaaacattttccatCCCCACTACGCATTCCTTCCCCACACAtgccttcctcctttctctcccaaagaaacccttcctccttcccctcttcctcttCAAACCCAGTCAGAAAAAACAAGGTAAAAACATCCTAGGCAAATTCATCCTGAGCATTTAGCAAGCTCCAGAGGAAGAGTCAAAGTGGCACATTTGTATCTTATTTCTGCAGGGACACAATAGTTCCCTCACACAGCAGCAGAATTCAATCTATGAAGAGCTGCTCCCATCTTCACAAGGTTTTCAGGTAAATTAGCAGTGTAATGGATTTCGCTTCTAATTCTCAGCCCTATTACTTAAAGGACCTAGTTGGGCCCAATATCAGTTTTTTTCAAGACTCCAAATTGAAGGGATATTGAGGCTTGAGCTTCAAAGCTTGGGCTGTCCTCCTATCTCCAGTGTTTGTATAAATACACATTTACACAACATCTTTTGGGGTTTTATTGGCCTGTGGAAACACCTAGGCCTTTATGAAATAAATCTGTTCAGTTTTATACAGtggcaaatcaaaagaaaattgcACAATGAGGATGTCTGTTTTAGTAAGCAATAAAATTCTGAACTGTACTTTGATTTACTTGGTTTATTAAGATTTTTATCTGAGAGTCCTGTTTTGTAACATCAGAATTTGGATCTCAAATCTGAAGGAAAACGCAGTAAGTTTGTACTTACATGACTGGCAGTTGACAAGGATCTTCTCCCATCAAAGATACCAGAAACATTTTGTAACTCAGCCATTAGTTTTGCAAgctaatgaaagaaagaaaaaggaagtagaGTCTTAAGAGGGAGTTTATGTACTATTACAGACTATTAGATTAGGGCAATTGGTTAAAAGTACAATTACCTTATAGGAAATGCAGTCATTCTTCAATTTTTTACTTTTATGTCTTATTTTTATGTTCTAGTGACTGCAAGTAATTTGAAAATGCTCAATCTTAAAAGGCTGCAAGCCTAAACAAAGAATAGGGCTTCAACAcctggattttttattttattttttt from Apteryx mantelli isolate bAptMan1 chromosome 6, bAptMan1.hap1, whole genome shotgun sequence includes the following:
- the CDCA7 gene encoding cell division cycle-associated protein 7; translated protein: MAPRRPQRQGCLGRKNFTAFRNMKLIPMETSSSSDDSCDSFGSDNFANTKPKFRSDITEELAKIFYEASDDESFCGFSESEIQDALKLESDSEENDVSAENEVTQRRQKCSIPLKVAMKFPPRRSKRRKDEMDSLPEKLMPVPDSDSDSEEKGSVFLEKRALNIKENKAMLAKLMAELQNVSGIFDGRRSLSTASHGPKRLPRRSFPKSALRRNPDRSSRPHTRSRSLIEGPPTPLPEEDDDDDRYILVRRRKMSDEYLEHEAQTPRRGHRGAMALPHIVRPVEEITEEELNNICGSARDKVYNRAMGSTCHQCRQKTIDTKTNCRNPDCIGVRGQFCGPCLRNRYGEDVRTALLDPTWKCPPCRGICNCSFCRQRDGRCATGVLVYLAKYHGYDNVHAYLKSLKQELGMED